One Weissella coleopterorum DNA segment encodes these proteins:
- the nusA gene encoding transcription termination factor NusA — translation MSKEIVAALDALETERGIQAEVLIEAIEVALAKAYEENYDDATNVEVNFDRKKGNIKVYQIKTVVSEDELENHNLQITLEDAHKLHKDYEIGDEIKFEVTPGDFGRLAAGKAKQIIIQKVREAERMKVYNEYKDDLDDVITGEVAYQDNRYLYVTLPGGKEAAMKTQDQMPNESYRNGDRIKVLLTEVEQESKRGPQIFVSRTAPNLVKRLFEAEVPEVQDGTVEIKSIAREAGDRSKVAVISYNENLDAVGTMIGQRGARVQTVISELSGENLDIIQWSEDPTEFIVNALRTTDKAEVLEVIFDPTNERGVTVLVPDDQLSLFIGKRGQNARLAAKLTNFSIDIKPEAQREVVYAEMEEKAGSAATPKSAVNEAAQAFEELDLN, via the coding sequence ATGAGTAAAGAAATTGTTGCAGCATTAGATGCTTTAGAGACGGAACGCGGAATTCAAGCAGAAGTTTTAATTGAAGCCATTGAAGTTGCGCTTGCAAAAGCTTATGAAGAAAATTACGATGACGCAACTAACGTAGAAGTTAATTTTGATCGTAAAAAGGGAAACATTAAAGTTTATCAAATTAAGACGGTAGTTTCTGAAGATGAATTAGAAAATCATAATTTACAAATTACCCTTGAAGATGCACATAAATTACATAAAGATTATGAAATCGGGGATGAAATTAAATTTGAAGTGACCCCGGGTGATTTTGGACGATTGGCAGCTGGAAAAGCAAAGCAAATTATTATTCAAAAAGTTCGTGAAGCAGAACGAATGAAGGTTTACAATGAATATAAGGATGACTTAGATGATGTCATCACGGGTGAAGTGGCTTACCAAGACAATCGTTATCTATATGTAACATTGCCTGGTGGTAAAGAGGCGGCCATGAAGACGCAAGATCAAATGCCAAACGAAAGTTATCGAAATGGTGATCGCATTAAGGTTTTGTTGACCGAAGTTGAGCAAGAATCAAAGCGGGGGCCGCAAATATTCGTTTCACGGACAGCTCCTAATCTAGTCAAACGTCTGTTTGAAGCTGAAGTGCCCGAAGTGCAAGATGGAACGGTGGAAATTAAGTCGATTGCTCGTGAAGCAGGCGACCGATCAAAGGTAGCAGTTATTTCATATAATGAAAACTTGGATGCGGTAGGAACCATGATCGGACAACGTGGAGCACGTGTTCAAACGGTTATTTCTGAATTGTCGGGAGAAAATCTGGATATTATTCAGTGGTCAGAAGATCCAACTGAATTTATTGTGAATGCTTTACGCACAACTGATAAGGCGGAAGTTTTGGAAGTTATTTTTGACCCAACGAATGAACGTGGAGTGACCGTCCTAGTACCTGATGACCAACTTTCACTCTTCATTGGAAAGCGGGGCCAAAATGCGCGTCTGGCAGCAAAATTAACGAACTTCTCAATCGATATTAAGCCAGAGGCCCAACGGGAAGTAGTATATGCTGAAATGGAAGAAAAAGCTGGATCAGCAGCTACCCCCAAGTCAGCCGTGAATGAAGCCGCACAAGCGTTTGAAGAACTGGACCTAAATTAG
- the rimP gene encoding ribosome maturation factor RimP encodes MTEIIEKVRDVIEPVLDEQGYMLWAIEYEQMDGDMVLRTLVDRKSGAITMDDLVHLTEIIGELIDTIQPDPFPAAYMLDVSSPGAERPLSQMRDYEWALHQKIVITLKDTKANTNDLAGELIELKENGVIIRQTIKNKNVLTPVAWSEIQGSKLALVQDRSLNTDEDFNWALNKLVQVSTYQKIDGEKVFKGELVDFDSDQLVIENEDQTFVVPRNAIAKARQVSTD; translated from the coding sequence ATGACTGAAATTATTGAAAAAGTTCGTGACGTAATTGAACCAGTTCTTGACGAACAAGGCTACATGCTTTGGGCGATTGAGTATGAGCAAATGGATGGGGATATGGTCTTAAGAACTTTAGTGGACCGTAAAAGTGGTGCGATTACGATGGATGACTTGGTCCATTTAACAGAGATCATTGGTGAGTTAATTGATACAATTCAACCAGATCCTTTCCCTGCGGCATATATGCTTGATGTTTCATCACCTGGGGCTGAACGTCCATTGAGCCAAATGCGCGATTATGAATGGGCTTTACATCAAAAGATTGTGATTACTTTAAAAGATACTAAAGCTAATACGAATGATCTGGCTGGCGAATTAATTGAGCTAAAAGAAAATGGCGTGATCATTCGGCAAACGATTAAAAATAAAAATGTTTTGACTCCAGTTGCTTGGTCAGAAATTCAAGGTTCTAAATTAGCGTTAGTTCAAGATCGAAGTTTAAACACGGATGAAGATTTCAACTGGGCATTAAATAAACTAGTCCAGGTTAGTACCTATCAAAAAATTGATGGTGAAAAAGTCTTTAAGGGTGAGTTAGTTGATTTTGATTCAGACCAATTAGTGATTGAAAACGAAGATCAAACATTTGTTGTTCCAAGAAATGCGATTGCAAAAGCACGTCAAGTCAGTACAGATTAA
- a CDS encoding 5'-methylthioadenosine/adenosylhomocysteine nucleosidase: MRYGIINAEQTEMDGLLASMKNETIQKVHGVNFHEGTIGSNAVVVVNGGIGKVAAALTATLLLSHFDIDRVINSGSAGALGDGLKIGDVIVADELAYFDADAQVFGYEYGQVPQQPARFIADQDLVQGLIASYQNKNAQVKQGLIVSGDTFINSAEQKQLIKIHFPSVQSGEMEGAAIAQVATQFKVPFAVVRAISDNANGEAGMSYDEFVVAAGKQSAQVLIDFFA; this comes from the coding sequence ATGCGATACGGAATTATAAATGCCGAACAAACGGAAATGGATGGGTTATTAGCATCTATGAAAAATGAAACCATTCAAAAGGTTCACGGTGTAAATTTTCATGAGGGCACGATTGGTTCGAATGCAGTTGTGGTAGTTAATGGCGGAATTGGTAAGGTGGCAGCAGCACTTACGGCAACACTATTGCTATCTCATTTTGATATCGACCGTGTTATCAATTCGGGTTCAGCGGGTGCATTAGGTGATGGACTCAAAATTGGAGATGTGATTGTTGCAGATGAATTAGCTTACTTTGATGCTGATGCGCAAGTTTTTGGATATGAATACGGTCAAGTGCCGCAACAACCAGCTCGGTTTATAGCAGATCAAGATTTAGTTCAAGGGTTAATCGCTTCATATCAGAATAAGAATGCACAAGTTAAGCAAGGTTTAATTGTCTCAGGAGATACTTTTATTAACTCTGCGGAGCAAAAGCAGTTGATTAAGATTCATTTTCCATCGGTTCAATCCGGTGAAATGGAAGGGGCGGCCATTGCTCAAGTGGCAACTCAATTTAAAGTGCCGTTTGCAGTGGTGCGCGCTATTTCAGATAATGCGAATGGCGAGGCCGGAATGTCATATGATGAGTTTGTAGTTGCTGCAGGAAAACAATCAGCTCAAGTTTTAATTGATTTTTTCGCATAG
- a CDS encoding NUDIX hydrolase, with protein sequence MNQNLKITDYQERVLQEEVIYTGQIIDVVKEKVQLPDSTTAYREIVHHAPAVAIIVINQDDQMLVVHQWRAAIRAMTIEIPAGKMDERDSNPVQAAVRELNEETRLAAGTLELVTKFYSSIGFADEEIYIYHAQDLSVVQNALPQDQDEQLSLEWVDFKTMKQMFQTGQLNDVKTSLAFLYWQGLRLKAAKIR encoded by the coding sequence ATGAATCAAAATTTAAAAATAACAGATTATCAAGAACGGGTTTTGCAAGAAGAAGTAATCTATACGGGTCAAATTATTGATGTTGTAAAGGAAAAAGTTCAATTACCAGATAGTACAACGGCCTATCGAGAAATTGTGCACCATGCACCCGCAGTAGCGATCATTGTGATCAATCAAGATGACCAAATGTTAGTAGTGCATCAATGGCGAGCAGCTATCAGGGCAATGACAATTGAAATTCCGGCAGGTAAAATGGATGAACGTGATTCTAATCCAGTACAGGCGGCAGTTCGCGAATTAAACGAAGAGACTCGTTTAGCCGCAGGTACCTTAGAACTTGTGACGAAATTTTATTCGTCAATTGGCTTTGCAGATGAAGAAATATATATTTATCATGCACAAGATTTATCAGTTGTTCAAAATGCGTTGCCACAAGACCAAGACGAACAATTGAGTTTAGAGTGGGTCGATTTCAAAACGATGAAGCAAATGTTTCAAACTGGTCAATTAAATGATGTCAAAACTAGTCTCGCTTTTCTATATTGGCAAGGATTAAGATTGAAGGCGGCAAAAATAAGATGA
- a CDS encoding cold-shock protein produces the protein MEKISGTVKSWNEKDGYGYIEIPNEDDVFVHFSGIEDRNRNLTIGENVKLVVINGVRGPQAALVSRDLETE, from the coding sequence ATGGAAAAAATTAGTGGAACAGTTAAAAGTTGGAATGAAAAAGATGGATATGGGTATATCGAAATTCCCAATGAAGATGATGTTTTCGTACATTTTTCAGGAATTGAAGATCGCAATCGGAATTTGACGATTGGTGAAAATGTTAAATTAGTTGTTATTAATGGGGTAAGAGGGCCACAAGCAGCCTTAGTTAGTCGGGATCTAGAAACAGAATGA
- a CDS encoding DUF3397 family protein, whose amino-acid sequence MFSIIDWKLGLGAILIFWIFLNFGRSLPLLKMIPRHIKPLSIVVPLLWWEIGAISFQRWQLAFTPYGFLILILWGIALALYQGFWEQRYTVKRFIKIWWRVIEFATTMTLIIFIIMSWGH is encoded by the coding sequence ATGTTTTCAATAATTGATTGGAAGCTCGGTTTGGGTGCGATCTTAATTTTTTGGATCTTCTTGAATTTTGGTCGATCACTACCGCTATTAAAAATGATTCCAAGACATATCAAGCCTCTCAGTATTGTAGTTCCCCTGCTTTGGTGGGAAATTGGAGCTATATCGTTTCAAAGATGGCAGTTAGCGTTCACTCCATATGGATTTTTGATCTTAATTTTATGGGGAATTGCACTGGCATTGTATCAGGGCTTTTGGGAACAACGCTATACAGTCAAACGTTTTATCAAAATTTGGTGGCGAGTTATAGAATTCGCAACAACTATGACGTTGATTATATTTATTATTATGAGCTGGGGGCATTAA
- a CDS encoding ATP-grasp domain-containing protein yields the protein MQILPGSTIGILGDNTKNAPLIREAHKMGFNIALFTENKYENYRTEADYWFMQAAQWDDFVGLSTVIIYNQNWLSFEIMDRLSKIEMLQGTTLLELTSDATLLRGLFEENAINILPYQLASTLDEVALVASSLSYPVQVKSIFKTGQNSQAIILMGSWDLGLVAPLIDGGQLIVETWVADAKQVSLPLVIDQDGHHVSYPLLETTMQQGGQQTAAGIRLEAELEQALYETADEILQAIQYVGALTVNFLVTAENNLYVQDIITGIYPAQSLSEVGENPNIALQMLRVISGQALMPVDRNTKYKVLARNLEPKHLPRLYTQWGIRENWTLTLYSNTDLNGHAGKVVTIGEDWDKLQTQFDVSGIWLDDEEMNTK from the coding sequence ATGCAAATTTTACCAGGAAGTACAATTGGAATTTTGGGTGATAATACCAAGAACGCTCCCCTAATACGTGAAGCTCATAAAATGGGTTTCAATATTGCTTTGTTTACAGAAAATAAATATGAGAATTATCGTACGGAAGCAGATTATTGGTTTATGCAAGCTGCGCAATGGGATGATTTTGTGGGACTATCAACTGTCATTATTTATAATCAAAATTGGTTATCGTTTGAAATAATGGATCGATTAAGTAAAATTGAGATGCTTCAAGGAACAACATTATTGGAACTAACTAGTGATGCTACTTTGTTGCGTGGACTATTTGAAGAAAATGCGATTAATATTTTGCCCTATCAACTTGCTAGTACATTAGATGAAGTAGCTTTAGTGGCTAGTTCATTAAGCTACCCAGTCCAAGTTAAATCAATTTTTAAAACAGGTCAAAACAGCCAAGCAATTATTTTAATGGGGTCATGGGACTTAGGTCTCGTTGCGCCATTAATCGATGGTGGCCAGTTAATAGTGGAAACTTGGGTTGCGGATGCCAAGCAAGTTAGTTTACCATTGGTGATTGATCAGGACGGGCATCATGTAAGTTATCCGCTGCTGGAAACCACAATGCAGCAGGGGGGACAGCAAACTGCTGCAGGGATCCGACTAGAAGCAGAACTGGAACAAGCTTTATACGAAACTGCAGATGAAATTTTGCAAGCAATTCAATATGTGGGCGCCTTGACGGTGAATTTTTTGGTCACAGCAGAAAATAATCTTTATGTGCAAGATATTATTACTGGAATCTATCCTGCTCAATCATTGTCTGAAGTGGGTGAAAATCCTAATATTGCCCTTCAAATGCTTCGAGTTATTTCAGGGCAGGCACTAATGCCAGTTGACCGAAATACGAAGTATAAAGTTTTGGCGCGAAATTTAGAACCTAAACATCTTCCACGTTTATATACGCAATGGGGGATTCGAGAAAATTGGACTTTGACCTTGTATTCTAATACAGACTTAAATGGTCATGCAGGTAAAGTGGTTACCATAGGTGAAGATTGGGATAAATTACAAACTCAATTTGATGTTTCGGGAATCTGGTTGGATGATGAAGAAATGAATACGAAATAA
- a CDS encoding glycoside hydrolase family 73 protein has translation MARKKKKWLKSIQKFKFGKIFVKKGHLQVGRVLIALCLLLIVVSRASDLLHYQPRQNVDVSKLPMNQLTKKQFIQRIAPEAQDIQTQTGIRASISIAQAGLESDWGQSTLAYKYNNFFGVKASAGMQSISLSTSEYEDNKWVKVKAPFRVYSSWQASMEDHADLLLRGTTDNPNRYARVVSGENVEEAAQALVDGGYATDPNYAKKLIEIINMYNLTQYDH, from the coding sequence ATGGCAAGAAAAAAGAAAAAATGGTTAAAAAGTATACAGAAATTTAAATTTGGGAAAATATTTGTAAAAAAAGGTCATTTACAGGTTGGCCGTGTTTTAATCGCTTTATGTCTGTTACTAATTGTGGTTAGCCGAGCATCAGACCTACTACATTATCAACCGCGTCAAAATGTTGATGTTAGTAAACTACCCATGAATCAATTAACGAAGAAGCAGTTTATTCAAAGAATTGCCCCCGAAGCGCAAGATATCCAAACTCAAACGGGGATTCGAGCTTCAATCAGTATTGCTCAGGCAGGATTAGAATCTGATTGGGGGCAGTCAACATTAGCATATAAATATAATAATTTCTTTGGGGTCAAAGCTTCCGCAGGCATGCAAAGTATTTCTTTGTCAACGAGTGAATATGAAGATAATAAATGGGTCAAAGTCAAGGCTCCTTTTCGCGTTTATAGTTCATGGCAGGCATCAATGGAGGATCATGCTGACCTTTTGTTAAGAGGGACGACTGATAATCCGAATCGATATGCTAGAGTGGTCTCAGGAGAAAATGTTGAAGAGGCAGCCCAAGCGTTAGTAGATGGAGGATATGCGACTGACCCCAATTATGCGAAAAAATTGATTGAGATTATTAATATGTATAATTTAACTCAATATGATCATTAA
- a CDS encoding helix-turn-helix domain-containing protein, whose amino-acid sequence MIIKGEILKHQRESMGLSQRSLADGICHQSLISRMESESHVTSMVILQEICHRLQIDLDQIVSLEEPNYLNLNAVRNAINVGNYGTAR is encoded by the coding sequence ATGATTATTAAGGGTGAGATACTCAAACATCAAAGAGAATCAATGGGATTAAGTCAGAGGTCATTAGCGGATGGAATATGTCACCAATCGTTGATTTCTAGAATGGAAAGTGAGAGCCATGTAACTAGTATGGTGATCCTTCAAGAAATCTGTCACCGTCTGCAAATTGACTTAGATCAAATTGTATCATTAGAAGAACCCAATTATTTAAATTTAAATGCTGTGCGAAATGCGATCAACGTTGGCAATTATGGAACGGCGCGGTAG
- a CDS encoding CvfD/Ygs/GSP13 family RNA-binding post-transcriptional regulator, which produces MGYHIGQLVEGVITGIQPYGAFLQLDAHTQGLVHISECRSAYIKSVDEELAVGDVVKVVVLNIDKYSNKISLSRRETLLDEIKLPIVVEKYPKKGKIHYWTNQYTEYGFKTIAESHSQMLQEALERLR; this is translated from the coding sequence ATGGGATATCACATTGGACAATTAGTTGAAGGCGTGATTACTGGGATTCAACCTTATGGGGCTTTTTTACAGTTGGATGCCCATACGCAAGGACTCGTTCACATTTCCGAGTGTCGCTCAGCCTATATTAAAAGCGTGGATGAAGAATTGGCCGTTGGAGATGTGGTAAAGGTCGTGGTTTTAAACATTGATAAATATTCAAACAAAATTTCACTATCGCGCCGAGAAACGTTACTAGACGAAATTAAGCTACCAATTGTGGTGGAAAAGTATCCTAAGAAGGGTAAAATTCATTATTGGACGAATCAATATACCGAGTATGGGTTTAAAACAATTGCAGAATCACATTCACAAATGTTACAAGAAGCTTTAGAACGCTTAAGATAA